TCGCCGAGGGCCGGCACGAGCGCTTCGTGGTGCCGGATCTCGCGCGCTTTCTCGAGCGCGCCGCCGCCAAGGGAGCGCGGGGACCGCGCTGATGGCGAGCCGGACCGGGTGGGGCGAGGCGCGCGGCGCGGTCACCTCACGCGGGTAGCGCGCCGCGCGCCGCGTGATCTCCGTTGCCGAGCCGCGCGAGGAAATCGCGCAGCGCCGCCTGCGTGGACGGGAAGGCCAGTTCCGTCCACGGGATGTCGGCGGGCGCGACCCACTCCAGCCGATCGTTCTCGTGGCAGAGGGTGAGCGTGCCGCTCAGCACCTCCGCCGTGTAGACCACGATGACCACCGGCGTCGCCGCGTAGGAGTAGACGCCGACCAGGGCGCCCAGGGCCACCGTGAGGCCCGTCTCCTCCCAGGTCTCGCGCAGGGCGGCCGCGTCCACCGTCTCGCCCCAGTCCACGTAGCCACCGGGGAACGTCCACTTCCCCCGCGACGGCTCGATGGCCCGGCGGGTGAGCAGGAGGCGACCGTCGACGAGCGGGATGGTGCCGGCCACCACCTTCTGGTCCAGGTAATAGACGAACTCGCAGCCCCCGCACACCATCTCGGGTCGCCGGTCGGGTCCGACCGGGCGCCGCTCGAGCCGGGCGCCGCAGAGGGGACAGAAGCGGATCGTCTCGGGAGTGAGAACGCGCGGAGGCGGATCGGACGGCATGACGCGGGCCAGTCTAGCACGCGCGGCCGCGACGCCTTGACACCCGGCGACCGCGTGCGCGAGGCTCGCGGTCGAAGGGAGGCGCCGCGTCCATGAAGTGTGTCGCGTGCCGGACCAGTAACCCATGAGAGGGGAGCCATGAGGATCAATCGAGCCCGCCTCGCCGGGAGCATGGACGCCCTCGGCAAGATCGGGGAGACCGCGCGCGGAGGCCTCGACCGGGTGGCCCTGACCGACGACGATCGGCGCGGCCGCGATCTGCTGGTCGGCTGGATGAAGCAGGCCGGCCTCACCGTCACCGTCGATCAGATGGGCAACATCTTCGGCGTCCGCCCGGGCACCGAGTCCCTGCCCCCCGTCTTCATGGGCTCCCACGCGGACTCGGTGCCGAGCGGCGGCAAGTACGACGGCCAGCTCGGCGTGCTGTGCGCGCTCGAGACGATTCGCACCCTGATCGACGCGCGGGCCCGCACCCGGCATCCGGTCGGCATGATCGTCTTCACCAACGAGGAAGGCGCGCGCTTCCAGCCCGCGATGATCGCCTCCGGGGTCATGGCGGGAAAGATCCCCCTGGAGGACGCCTACAACGCGCGCGACCGCGACGGGCGGCGTCTGGTGGACGAGCTGGAGCGGATCGGCTACCTGGGCGCCGAGCCCTGCGTGCCCCGCCCGATGCGCGCGTACCTCGAGCTGCACATCGAGCAGGGCCCAATCCTCGAGGAGGAGCAGATCCCCCTCGGAGTCGTCGAGGGCATCGTGGCGATCTCGTGGTCGCGGATCACCTTCCACGGCGTGCAGGACCACGCGGGCCCGACCCCGATGCGCATCCGCCACGACGCGCTGGTGGCCGCCGCCGAGGTGGTGGGCGGGGTGCGGGGCATCGCCCGGAAGATCGGCGGCAACCTGGTGGCCACGGTGGGACGGCTCGACGTGACGCCCAACATTCCCAACGCGATTCCCGGCCGGGTGGGCTTCTCGGTGGACCTCCGTGACCCGGCCGAATCCACCATCGACCGCGCCCTCTCCATGCTGGACCGGGTGGTGCGCGCCGCGGCCAAGCGCGAGGGCGTGCGCGCCGAGGTCGAGCACTACTGGCGCGTCCCGCGCACCCGCTTCGACCGCGAGGTCGTCGACGCGGTGGAGGCGGCGGCGGTCACCCTCGGCTGCGGCCACCGTCGCATCCTCTCCGGGGCCGGCCACGACGCCCAGTACATGGCGGCGATCGCGCCCACCGGGATGATCTTCGTGCCCTCGCGCGCGGGCCGCAGCCACTGCGAGGAGGAGTTCACCGCACTCGACGACATCGAGCACGGCGCCAACGCGCTGCTGCTCGCGTGCGCCCAGCTCGCCGGGGCGCAGGGCCGGCTGCGCTAGGGCGTGCCGCGCGCCTTGAGCCGCTGCACCAGATCCTCGTACGACGAGGTCCGGATGACGCGGTCGAACTGGGAGCGATAGCTCGCGATCAGGCTCACGTTTTCGATCAGCACGTCGTACATGAGCCAGCGGTCGCCCCGTCGAAGGACCCGCGCCTCCACCGGGACCTGGGTGCCCTTGGCGGTGACGATCTGGGCCCGCACCACGCCGTAGTCGCCGTCGATGCGCTCGCCCACGTACTGCACGCGCTCGCCGCCGTACTCGCCGATGCGCGACAGATAGCCGCGCTCCAGCAGCCCCTGGAAGATGCCGACGAACTCCTCGCGCTCCGCCGGGGTGCGCTTGCTCCAGTGCGGACCCAGCGCCCGGCGCGCCGCTTCCGCGACGTCGAAGGCCGCGAGCGCGACCGCGCGGATCTCGGCCTTGCGCTGGCCCTGATCCAGCGCGGGATCCTCGAGCACGCGGACGACACGGTCGGTGTGGGCCTTCAGCTGATCGGTGGGAGCGCCCGCCCCGGCGGGCCCGGCGAGCGCGAGGAGCAGCAGGAGCGCCGCGGCGAGCCGGCCGGTCAGGCGATGACCTTGATCAGGGCGCTGCGAAGGGCGCGCCCCGTGAAGGGCTTCTCCAGCACGTGGGCGCGGATCTTGGCGAGAAACCGCCACGGCCCCGGATCGTCCACGTTGCCGGTGATGAACAGGAAGCGACCGGCCAGATCCGGCCGCCGCGCGATCGTCGCGTAGTACACCGCCGGGCCCCCGCCGTCCGGCATGCACACGTCGCAGACCACCAGATCGTAGGGCACTCCGTGCACGTGCTCGAGCGCCCGGTCCACGCTGGTCGCCACGTCCACCGTCCACCCGGTGCGGCGGAGCAGCGCGGTCACCACGTCGGCCACCACCAGCGAATCGTCCACCACGAGCGCCCGCGAGGGCAGCCGCGTCGCCGTCGCCTCCGCGGCGGCCCGGGCCGAGCCGGCCACGCTCGGCACCGCGATCGGCTCCCTCTCCTCCGGCAGCGCACGCTCGTGTTCCATCACGGGGCACTAGGGCAGCAAGGCGCTTGCCACCGGCGAGCGTCTGACAAATGGCCGATATCATGGGCCGGATCCTCCGGGACGCAAGATTGGCCGGGCAGCCGAGGGACCAAGCACGGCACCGTTCGTCAACAAAGCGTCGGGGCGCGCGATCACGTGAGCCAGTGCAGCAGCGCGGTGGCCAGCGAGAGGAAGATGGTCACGCCGAGCACGTCCTGCAGCGCGGTCTCGAAGGGGCCGGCGGTGAGCGCGGGATCGAAGCCGAGGCGCTTCGAGAGCATCGGGATCAGCGTGCCGGCCAGCCCCGACAGATTCACCGAGATGAACATCGACACCGCGACCACGAGCCCGAAGGCGGGCGAGTGCCAGAGGAGCCCGATGGTGCCGACCACCACCGCGCACACCACGCCCAGGATGCTCGAGGTCTGGGCCTGCCGTCGCAGCGGCTCCCACCAGCGCGACAGCTGGACCTGGCCGGTGGCGAGGCCGCGCACCACCATGGTCACCGCCTGCAGGCCGGTGTTGCCCGAGATGGCCTGGATCACCGGGATGAACGACGCGAGCAGGATGACCTGGGCCAGCGTGCGATCGAACGCGTGGATGACCCACCCCGCGAACAGCTCGATGAGCAGCGTGGTCAGCACCCACGGCAGGCGCAGCAGCGCGATCTCGTAGGGCGTGCGGCGCTCCAGCTCGGCCGCGTCCGAGCCGGCCAGCCGGAAGATGTCCTCGGACGCCTCCGCCTGCACGATGTCGATGACGTCGTCCTGCGAGATGGCGCCGAGCAGGCGGTTCTGCTCGTCGACCACCGGCACGCTCACCAGTGCGTACTTGGCCACGAGCCGGGCGACCTCTTCGCGATCCGTCTCCGGACGCACGCTGACCAGCTCGTGATCCAGCAGCGCGGCGAGGGGGGTCCGGGGATCCGCGACCAGGAGCCGCCGCAGCGGCACCCGGCCCACGAGGTGCTCGTGGTCGTCCACCACGTACAGCTCGAAGGCGTGCTCTTCGCTCATGGAGCGGCGGATGTGCTGGATCGCGGTCTCGACGGTGGCGGTCTCGGGCAGGGCCAGGAAGTCGGGCGACATGTGCCGCCCGGCCGACTCGTCGGGATGCTCGAGGATGCCCTGGACCTCCTCGGACTTCTCCTCCTCCATGAGGTCGAGGATCTTCTCGGCCTGCTCGGTGGGCAGCTCGTCCACCACATCGGCCGCGTGCTCGGCCGGCATCTGATCGAGGATGCGGGACAGCTCGAGGTCGTCGAGTCCCCGGATCAGCTCGAGCAGCGTGTGGTCGTCGAGCTCGGACAGCACGTCGCCGGCCCGCTCGAGGCCGAGGGACCGGAACAGCGCCGGGCGCTCGCCCGGATCCAGGTGCTGCAGCACGTGGGCGACGTCGGCGGGATGCGCCTCACGCAGCGCCTCCGCATCGGCAGGCTCGGCCTCGGCGGTGGCCAGCCGCTGGGCGGCGTGCAGGAGTCGATCGTCCTCGGCCATGGTGCCTCGATGGGGGGTCAGGCCGGCGCCAAACGCAGGCGCGCCACCACCGGCAGGTGATCCGAAGCCACGCGGGCCAGACGGCTGCGGTGCACGCGGAACCCGTCGGCGTCGAGCCCGCGATCCCAGTAGATGCGATCCAGGGGAAAGAGCGGGAGCGGGGCAGGATGCGTGCGGCGGATGCGCGGGCCGTGCAGCTCGCGCCGAAGCGTCCGCCCGACCGCGCCCGGGAACCAGAACCACTCGTTGAGGTCGCCCACCACCACCCGAGGCCCGGTCAGCTCGTCGTGCAGGATGTGCTCGCGCACGAGCATGCGGACCTGCGAGGCGCGCTCGCGGATCTTCAGCCCGAAGTGCACGTTGAACAGGTGCAGGGGCCGATCCGCCCCGTGGGGCAGTTCGAGGTCCAGCCGGATGCCGCCGCGCGGCTCGCGGTCCGGCTGCGAGAGATCGAAGATGCGGCTGCCCCGCACGGCGAGCCGGGTCAGCACCGCGTTGCCGTAGGCGAGGCCGTCGCGCTCCCGGGTCGGCCCCATCGCCACCTGGACGCCCAGACGCTCGGCGAGCGCGTGCGCCTGGGGCCGGTACACCTCCTGGAGGCCGACCAGGTCCGCGTTGATCTCGCGCAGGACGTCCGCGATGCGGTCCAGGTCCACCCGCCGATCGAGCCCGGCGCACTTGTGGATGTTGTAGCTGGCCACCGTGAAGGTCATTGGCCTCAGCATACCGGTCCCCGGCGACGCTCGCCAAGAAAGCCACGGCCGCCGCCGCGCTCACGGTTGCAACGCCCCCACGGGCTTTGCTAGTCTCCTCGCAGCAGCCGATCGCCGACCGTGAGGTTTTCGTGAGTTCACGCACCGCCCAGCGCGTCCCCGCCATCGTGGCCGCCGTCCGCGAGTTCGTCCAGCACGACGTCATGCCGGCCGCCGCCGCGCTCGAGCATGCCGACCGCTACCCGCAGACCCTCGTCGACCGGATGAAGCGGCTCGGCCTCTTCGGGGCGCTGGTGCCGGCGGACTACGGCGGCCTCGGCCTCGACGTCACCACGTACGCGCGGGTCATCGAGGAGCTCTGCCGCGGCTTCATGTCGCTGGCCGGCGTGATCAACAGCCACACCATGGCCGCGCTGATCGTGCTCCACCACGGCACCGACGAGCAGCGGCTGCGCCTGCTGCCCCGCTTCGCCAGCGGCCAGGCGCGCGGCGGGCTCTGCCTGACCGAGCCGCACGCCGGCTCGGACGTGCAGGCCATCCGCACGGTGGCCCGCCGCGACGGGGACCGCTATCTCATCTCCGGCTCCAAGATGTTCGTGACCAACGGCCGCGAGGGCAACACGTTCGCGCTGCTGGCCCTGACCGATCCGTCGGCCTCCCCGCGCCATCGCGGCATGTCCTGCTTCATCGTCGAGAAGGGCGAGCCGGGGCCCCAGGTCGTCAAGTCCATCGCCAAGCTCGGCTACAAGGGCGTGGACACCGCGGAGCTGGTCTTCGACGCCTTCCCCTGCCCAGCCGCGAACCTGGTGGGCGGCGTGGAGGGCCGCGGCTTCAAGCAGGTGATGTCCGGGCTCGAGGCCGGCCGCATCAACATCGCGGCGCGCGCGGTCGGGGTGGCCCAGGCCGGGCTCGACGAGGCGATTCGCGCCGCCGCCGCCCTGCCCGAGCCGCCGCCCGCGCTGGCCGACATCGCCATGCGGGTGGAGTCGGCGCGGCTCATCACGTACTGGGCCGCCGCCATGAAGGACCGCGGCGAGCGCTGCGACCTCGAGGCGGGCATGGCCAAGCTGCACGCCTCCGAGTCCGCGCAGGAGGTGGCGGTCGAGGCCATGAAGGTCGGGGGCGTGCGGGCCCAGCTCGCCTCCGGCCTGGTGGAGCGCCTCTACCGCGACGCGCCGCTGATGATCATCGGTGAGGGCACCAACGAGATCCAACGCCTCATCATCTGCAAGAACCTGCTCGATCGCTACGGCGAGCGGCCGGGCGCCCTCACCTCGCGCGACCGTCTCGACGAGGAGCCGCGGCAGCTCGTGCTGGCGGTCCGCCAGTCGGTCGAGAAGGACGTCGTCCCGGTGGCGGCCGAGCACGACGCGGGCCGGCGGGATGCGACGCCGCTGGTGGAGCAGCTCGCCGAGCTCGGCATCTTCGGCGCGCTCGCCGACCCCGAGCACGGCGGCCTCGGCCTGCCCCTGCTCACCGCGGTCACGATCGTCGAGGAGGTCGCGCGCGGCTCGGCCGGGCTCGCCTCGTGGCTCGCCGCCCAGCTCGCGGCGACTCTCGCGGTCGAGCGCACCGGCTCGCGGGAGACGCGCGAGCGCTGGCTGCCCGCGATGGTCCGCGGCGAGCAATGGACCGCGCCGGTGGTCGGCGCCTCGATCGGCGCGCGCCGCGCCGGCCAGGAGTGGGTGCTCACCGGGGCGGCCCCGGTGGTGGCGAACGCGAGCCGCGCCAAGCTGTTCCTGGTGAACGCGGCGCTCGAGGGCGGCGGCACGCGCGCCTTCATGGTCGAGGCCGGCCACGCCGGGCTGACCGTGGGCCTCGCGTCGGACACCATCGGGCTTCGGGGGCTGGGGTCCGCCGACGTCGTGCTGGTGGGCGCGCGGCTCCGCGCCTCGGCCGCGCTTCGCGAGGGCGGCGAGATCGTGCTGGAAGCGGCCTCCAGCGTGGGCGCGGCCGCGGTCGCGGTGGGTCTGGCCCAGGCCGCCTTCGAGGCGGCCCTGCGCTACTCGCAGCAGCGGTCGACGTTCGGCCAGCCGATCTGCCAGCACCAGGCGGTGCAGCTCAAGCTGGCCGAGATGGCCACCCGCATCACCGCGGCACGCCTGCTCACCGCGCGGGCCGCCGAGCGCCTGGACGTGGACTCGCGCGACGACGCGGGGGCGGTGATGGCCCGGCTCGCGGCCAGCGAGACCGCCTACGCGGTCACCCTCGACGCCATGCGCATCCACGGCGGCTACGGCTACACCAGCGAGTTCCCGGTCGAGCGCTACTACCGCGACGCGGCCGCGCTGCTGCTGGGCCCGCGCGATCCGGTCGCCGAGCGGCGACGGCTGGCCGCGCGCTGGCTCGAGTCGAACGCGCGACCGTAGGCGGAAGCGATGGGCTACGGCCGGTACTACGAGGAGTTCGCGGTGGGCCAGGAATTCTCCCACTGGCCCGGCCGGACGATCACCGAGGCGGACTGCACCTGGTTCGCGCTGCTCACCATGAATCAGCATCCGCTGCACTCCGACGCGCACTACGCGGCGACCCACACCCAGCACAAGCAGCGCCTGGTGATGGGCCCGCTGGTCTACAGCGTGGTCATCGGGATGACGGTGGCCGACATCTCGGGCCGGGCCATCGCGAACCTGGAGGTGAACGCGCTCAAGCACGAGAAGCCCACCTTCATCGGCGACACCCTCTACGCGAAGAGCCGGGTGCTCGAGCTGCGCGAATCCCGGCAGGGCGACCGCGGCATCGTGACCGTCGAGACGCACGGGCTCAATCAGCGCGGGGATGTCGTCTGCTCCTACACCCGCAAGATCCTGGTGCCCCGGAAGAACCATGCGACCCTCGGCGAGGGGCGCCTGCCCTACTGACATGAACCGCCCTCCGCTCGACTCGGTGCGCATCCTCGCGGTCTCCCAGTTCGGGGCCGGGCCCTTCGGCACCCAGATGCTGGCTGACCTGGGGGCCGACGTGATCAAGATCGAAGACCCCGGGGTGGGCGGCGACAGCGCGCGCTACGTGCCGCCGTTCCAGGGCGAGGCGGACTCGCCCTACTTCCAGTCGTTCAATCGCGGCAAGCGCTCGGTCTCGCTCAATCTCCGCCATCCCGACGGCCAGGCGGTGTTCCACGATCTGGTGCGCGTGTCGGACGCGGTCTTCAACAACGCGCGCGGCGATCTGCCCGACAAGCTCGGCCTCACCTACGACGCGCTGAAGGCGATCAATCCGCGCGTGGTCTGCTGCTCGCTCACCGGCTACGGGCGGACCGGACCGCGGGCGGCCGAGCCGGCCTTCGACTATCTGGTGCAGGGCTACGCCGGCTACATGTCGGTGACCGGCGAGCCGGACGGCCCCCCCGGCAAGTGCGGGGTCTCGGTGATCGACTTCGCGGGAGGCTACGCCGCGATGGTCGGATTGATGGTCGGGCTCTTCGAGGCGCAGCGCACCGGCGTGGGCCGCGACGTGGACATCTCGCTGCTCGACACCGCGGTCAGCATGCTCTCGTACTTCGCGGTGTGGACGCTCAACCGGGACTGGATTCCGGAGCGCACCCGGCACTCGGCCCACCAGACGCTCGTGCCCGCCCAGAACTTCCCGACCCGCGACGGCTGGATCGTGGTGTTCTGCAACAAGGACAAGTTCTGGCGCGACCTCGTCGACGTCCTCGGCGCGCCGGAGCTGGCGGACGACCCGCGCTTCCGCGGCTTCGGCGACCGCTTCGCCCATCGCGAGACGCTCCTGCCGCTGCTGCGCGAGCGGTTCGCCACCCGGACCACCGAGGAATGGCTGGACCGGCTGCGCGGACGGGTGCCGTGCGCGCCGGTCAACGACGTGCGCCAGGCCCTGGCCGACCCGCAGGTGCTCGCGCGGGACATGATCGTCGACGTCCCGCACCCCGAGTTCGGCACCATGCGCGAGGTGCGCAGCCCCGTACGGACCGAGGGCGAGATCCGTCAGCCGCGGCGGGCTCCGCGCCTGGGCGAGCACACCGACGAGATCCTGCGCGAGGTCCTGAGCTACGGCGACGCCACCATCGCGCGGCTTCGCGAGGGCGGTATCATCGGGTAGCACCGGCCGGGCGAGGTGCAGCCGAAGGCGAGCCGGCCGTGGCAGGGCGAGGTGCAGCCGAAGGCGAGCCGAGCGAATACATGATGCTTCCACGGTCGCACGCCACCACCGAGAGACCCGAGGTCGACGAGGAAGAGGCCACCGACGTCGCGGTGGCGCCTCCCTGGATGACCGTGCTGCACAACTGCGACTGCCACACCTTCGAGGAAGTCGTGAAGCAGCTCATGAAGGCCATCGCCTGCTCCGAGGAGCGCGGGTGGGAGCTGGCGTGGCAGGTGCACAACACCGGCAAGGCGGTGGTGAAGGTCGGCCCCGAGACCGAGTGCGTGCGCGTGGGCAACGTCCTCGCCGCGATCGGCCTGATCGTGACCGTCACGCAGTCGTAGTCACGCTCCCGCCGGGCGCGGGGACGTCAGCGCCGCCACGATGGCGTCCACGTCATACACGCACCCGCCCCACGCCCCGCCCCCGGCCTGCTGCAGTGCGGCCCAGAGCCGCGTGTCGTCGGGCAGCTTCGCATCCGGGGCCAGGTCGGGCCGCGGCGGGCGGCCCGCCAGCACCCGGCTCCCTTCCTCCGCGCCGAACATTCGCTCGTCGGCGCCCACCAGGTCGATGCTCCCCTCGAGCCGCAGGCGATCCACCATGATCTGCACGAGATCGCCGTCGCGCAGGCGCCCGATGGGGCCGCCGGCCAGCGCCTCGGGCCCGATGTGGCCGACGCAGGCGCCGGTGGATACCCCGGAGAAGCGCGCGTCGGTGAGCACCGCCACCTGCTTGCCCCACGACAGGTGCTTGAGCGCCGACGTGATCTGGTAGATCTCCTCCATCCCCGCGCCGATCGGCCCGCGGCAGATCAGCACCATGACGTCGCCCGGCTTGACCCGCTCCGGCCCCGTGCTCTTGATCGCGGCGATCGCGGCGCGCTCGGTGGTGAACACGCGCGCCGGGCCGACCTTGCGATACACGCCGTCGGCGTCGACCACCGACGGGTCGATCGCGGTGCTCTTGATCACCGATCCTTCCGGCGCGAGGTTGCCGCGCGGAAACGTCACGGTGCTCGTGAGCCCGCGCGTGCGCGCCCGCTCCGGATCCATGATGACGTCGTCGGGATCCACGCCGTCCTGCTCGCGCAGCCGCTCCCGCAGGGCGCGCCGCCGCGCCGAGCGCTCCCACCAGTCGAGCCCGCGCGCGAGCGGCTCGCCGGAGACGGTGAGGACGCGCTCGTCGAGCAGCCCGGCCCGCCGGAGGTGCAGCATCACCTCCGGCACCCCGCCGGCCAGGAAGACGCGCACCGTCGGGTGATTGCGCGGGCCGTTCGGCAGCACGTCCACGAGCCGCGGCACCCGGCGGTTGACGTCGGTCCAGTCGGCCACGGTGGGACGCCGGAGCCCGGCCGCGTGGGCGACCGCGGTGAGGTGGAGGAGCAGGTTCGTGGAGCCGCCGAAGGCCGCGTGCACCATCATCGCGTTGCGGATGGCCGCGTCGGTGACGACGTCGCGGGTGGTGACGCCGCGCGTGCCGAGCGCGACGAGCGCGCGCGCCGAGCGCCGGGCCATGTCGAGCCAGACCGGCTGGCCCGACGGCGCCAGCGCGGTATGCGGGAGCGAGAGCCCGAGGGCCTCGCCCACCACCTGCGAGGTGGCCGCGGTGCCGAGGAACTGGCAGCCGCCGCCCGGGGACCCGCAGGCGCGGCACCCCAGCTCGGCCGCGCGCTCCAGGGTCAGCTCGCCGTGCGCGAAGCGCGCGCCAATCGACTGCACCGTGCCCGCATCCTCGCCGGCCTGCGGCGGCAGGGTCACGCCGCCGGGCACGAGCACGCAGGGCAGATCCCGCAGCGCGGCCAGCGCCATCATCATCGCGGGCAGCCCCTTGTCGCAGGTGGCGATGCCCAGCACGCCCTTGCGCGTCGGCAGCGATCGGGCCAGCCGGCGCAGGACCACCGCCGCGTCGTTGCGATAGGCGAGGCTGTCCATCATGCCCGGCGTCCCCTGGGTGCGGCCGTCGCAGGGATCGGAGCAGAATCCCGCGAAGGGCAGGCACCCGAGCTCGCCCAGCTCCTGGGCGGCCGCCTGCATCAGCAGGCCGATCTCCCAGTGACCGGTGTGGTAGCCGAGTGCGATGGGCCGGCCGTCGGCGGCGCGAATGCCCCCCTGGGTGGACAGCATGAGGTACTGCGGCCGTCCCAGCTCGCCGGGGTCCCAGCCCATGCCCGCGTTCTGGGTGAGCCCGAAGATGTCGCCGCTCGGGCTATCGCGGAGCATCTCCGCGGTCAGCGGCAGTCGGCCCTGCGGACCGGGCCCGGCGGTCTCGATCGCCCACACCGACGGCTCGGATCCTACGATCTGCTCGAACGAGGTCACCATTTTGGTCTTCACCCCTTCCGGTTTTGGGGGATCGAGCATCCGGCCGTGCGGCGGTCGTTCGCCAATTCAGCCACTTCGATGGTATCGGTCGCTGGCACTGGAGTTGCTCCCGCTAACGGCATGCTGAAGCGACTGGGCACGAGGCTCCTGGACCTGATCGACAACATGCCGCTCGGCTGGCTCGGCGGACCGTTCCGACGCATGACGCCGGTCCCGGTTCGCCGCCCCCGCAGCCCGTACTACCGCTAGCCCTCCCCCGATGAGCCCGGGAGGGCATCTGGTCACGACCGCGGCGGCGTGCGCCGCGGTGTACGCGGGCACGGGCAGCCCGGCCCTGACCGCGGGGCTGGCCGCCGGCGGGTTCCTGATCGACGTCGATCACGTCATCGACTACGTCCTCTTCGAGCGTCAGCGCGATCTGCGGCCCGGCAGCTTCCTCCGCTACTACGTCAACGGCCAGGCTCGGCGGGTCGTGCTGGTCCTCCACTCCTACGAGCTGCTCGCGCTGCTGGCCGCGGTTTCGTGGCTCACCGGGATCGAGTGGCTGTGGGGCTGGGTCTTCGGGATGCTGCTGCACCTGCCACTCGACGTCATCTTCAACGGCAAGTTCGCCTCGGGCGGTCTCGTGCACTTCTACAGCTTCATCGTCCGGGCCCGCGCCGGCTTCCTGGCCGACCGCTTCACCGACCGGGCGCGGCGC
The Candidatus Methylomirabilota bacterium genome window above contains:
- a CDS encoding YjhG/YagF family D-xylonate dehydratase; its protein translation is MVTSFEQIVGSEPSVWAIETAGPGPQGRLPLTAEMLRDSPSGDIFGLTQNAGMGWDPGELGRPQYLMLSTQGGIRAADGRPIALGYHTGHWEIGLLMQAAAQELGELGCLPFAGFCSDPCDGRTQGTPGMMDSLAYRNDAAVVLRRLARSLPTRKGVLGIATCDKGLPAMMMALAALRDLPCVLVPGGVTLPPQAGEDAGTVQSIGARFAHGELTLERAAELGCRACGSPGGGCQFLGTAATSQVVGEALGLSLPHTALAPSGQPVWLDMARRSARALVALGTRGVTTRDVVTDAAIRNAMMVHAAFGGSTNLLLHLTAVAHAAGLRRPTVADWTDVNRRVPRLVDVLPNGPRNHPTVRVFLAGGVPEVMLHLRRAGLLDERVLTVSGEPLARGLDWWERSARRRALRERLREQDGVDPDDVIMDPERARTRGLTSTVTFPRGNLAPEGSVIKSTAIDPSVVDADGVYRKVGPARVFTTERAAIAAIKSTGPERVKPGDVMVLICRGPIGAGMEEIYQITSALKHLSWGKQVAVLTDARFSGVSTGACVGHIGPEALAGGPIGRLRDGDLVQIMVDRLRLEGSIDLVGADERMFGAEEGSRVLAGRPPRPDLAPDAKLPDDTRLWAALQQAGGGAWGGCVYDVDAIVAALTSPRPAGA